One genomic window of Halococcus sediminicola includes the following:
- a CDS encoding cytochrome ubiquinol oxidase subunit I, whose protein sequence is MVDLVIASRLQFALTTIVHIIFPVMSMGLAPFLVYFTWKEIRSGTAIYEQLRRFWTRIFAVSFAVGTVTGLVLEFEFGTNFAAFSTVAGELFGGPLALEGMMAFMLEATFLGVFVFGRERVSDRLYFVSSVAVGLGTWLSATWILIANAWMQTPRGFEMVTKNGQSIVNLTDPIAAYLNPRFPWMFVHMQNAAVESVALLMAGIGAYYVFRHHVWDNPVQHPEFWEKTLKIALVVLIVTAPLQAIQGDAYGRHVAETQPQKFAAMEAVWETESYVPEYIVAVPTNVEDLFNPRAKELFGIGIPGMASWLASGGDAEATIRGLDSFSTEAPPVAIVFWAFRIMVALGFWFILLAFWGGYRWWRGELLEDDLLHKALMASSLLGFLAVEVGWIVTEVGRQPWVIQGVMRTSESVSPGLTGAEATFTLAGFATGYVLLLVLYTYVVVRLVRAGPPARDELDAVDQPSPNEAVSTDD, encoded by the coding sequence GTGGTTGACCTAGTCATCGCCAGCCGGTTGCAGTTCGCGCTCACCACCATCGTCCACATCATCTTCCCGGTGATGAGCATGGGCCTCGCACCCTTTCTCGTCTACTTCACGTGGAAAGAGATCCGTTCTGGAACGGCGATCTACGAGCAACTCCGGCGGTTCTGGACGCGGATCTTCGCCGTGAGCTTCGCCGTCGGCACGGTCACGGGACTCGTCCTCGAATTCGAGTTCGGCACCAACTTCGCGGCCTTCTCGACGGTCGCCGGCGAACTGTTCGGCGGCCCGCTCGCGCTTGAAGGCATGATGGCGTTCATGCTCGAAGCCACCTTCCTCGGCGTTTTCGTCTTCGGCCGCGAGCGCGTCTCGGACCGGCTGTATTTCGTTTCGAGCGTCGCGGTCGGTCTCGGCACGTGGCTGTCGGCGACGTGGATCCTGATCGCCAACGCGTGGATGCAGACCCCGCGCGGGTTCGAGATGGTCACGAAGAACGGCCAGTCCATCGTCAACCTTACCGATCCCATTGCAGCGTACCTCAATCCACGATTTCCGTGGATGTTCGTCCACATGCAGAACGCCGCCGTCGAGTCCGTCGCGCTCTTGATGGCGGGCATCGGGGCGTACTACGTCTTCCGCCATCACGTGTGGGACAACCCCGTCCAACATCCCGAGTTCTGGGAGAAGACGCTCAAGATCGCGCTCGTCGTCCTCATCGTTACGGCCCCGCTGCAGGCGATTCAGGGCGACGCCTACGGCCGCCACGTCGCCGAGACCCAGCCACAGAAGTTCGCCGCGATGGAGGCGGTCTGGGAGACCGAATCCTACGTTCCCGAATACATCGTTGCCGTCCCGACGAACGTCGAGGACCTGTTCAACCCACGAGCGAAGGAGCTGTTCGGCATCGGTATCCCCGGGATGGCGTCGTGGCTCGCCAGCGGCGGCGACGCGGAGGCGACGATACGCGGGCTGGATTCTTTTTCGACGGAAGCGCCGCCCGTCGCCATCGTCTTCTGGGCCTTTCGCATCATGGTCGCGCTCGGCTTCTGGTTCATCCTACTGGCGTTCTGGGGCGGGTATCGCTGGTGGCGCGGGGAACTCCTCGAAGACGACCTGCTCCACAAGGCGCTGATGGCGTCGTCGCTGCTCGGCTTCCTCGCCGTCGAAGTCGGCTGGATCGTCACCGAGGTCGGTCGCCAGCCGTGGGTCATCCAGGGGGTGATGCGGACCAGCGAGAGCGTCTCGCCGGGTCTGACGGGTGCCGAAGCGACCTTCACGCTTGCCGGCTTCGCCACCGGGTACGTGCTACTGCTGGTGCTATACACCTACGTCGTCGTCCGCCTCGTCAGGGCCGGACCGCCGGCACGCGACGAACTCGATGCGGTCGATCAGCCCTCTCCAAATGAGGCGGTGAGCACCGATGATTGA
- a CDS encoding DEAD/DEAH box helicase: protein MATTGEEYVERPLVEPGVLERRRYQAELAGEAASGHTLVCLPTGLGKTTVSLLVTAKRLHEQGGTSLLLAPTKPLVTQHAEFYRDALTIPDDEIVVFTGEVSPDDRQELFERARVVIATPQVVENDLIGGRIDLSNTTHLTFDECHRASGNYAYNYIAERYHADAERPLVTGMSASPGGDEEAIQSVCENLGLSNVTVMTETDADVVDYTHDTSVEWERVTLPDEILAIRDSLVAVIEERLEKLKELGVTRATSADISQRDLNRIRGELQQLIDNDQSEGYEGMSIHAEVMKLRRAVTLAETQSVESLRRYFERQRNAARSSGASKASQRFVSEAKVREAMEQAETYDDLHPKFRRARILLAQCLGIEGGERVIVFTESRDTAETLTEFLGAHFETRKFVGQGDKEGSDGMTQNEQQETLDAFRAGEFEVLVSTSVAEEGLDVPEVDLVLFYEPVPTAIRSIQRKGRTGRQTEGRVMVLLAEDTRDEAYFWKSRHEQSRMTDELQSLKGAAQTIESDLAQQGLDAFEDEDTSGSGATAGDGGQSGLSSFAMPTETDPKVDTTDADETNTDPVDDSDSDGDEAEEGIVATAASDEGVEIVVDQRELDSSIARDLSTRENCETRLETLAVGDYVLSDRVVVERKSVSDFLDTLTGGDRSIFEQVGDAARHYARPVVLIEGDDLYGERNVHPNAIRGALASLAVDFGASVLRTTDESDTADLLHVIAGREQEMADREVSVHGEKGAKTLDEQQEYVVSAIADIGPVTARALLEAFGSVEGVMIANEEDLREVSGVGEVTAERVREVVGSDYDPDS, encoded by the coding sequence ATGGCGACCACCGGTGAGGAGTACGTCGAGCGCCCGCTCGTCGAACCGGGCGTGCTCGAACGCCGGCGCTACCAGGCCGAACTCGCCGGCGAGGCCGCGAGCGGGCACACGCTCGTCTGTTTGCCGACCGGGCTCGGGAAAACCACGGTGAGCCTGCTCGTGACCGCCAAGCGCCTCCACGAGCAGGGTGGAACGTCGCTGCTGCTCGCACCGACGAAACCCTTGGTCACTCAGCACGCCGAGTTCTATCGCGATGCGCTCACGATCCCCGACGACGAGATCGTGGTGTTCACCGGCGAGGTCAGCCCCGACGACAGACAGGAACTGTTCGAGCGCGCGCGGGTGGTCATCGCCACCCCGCAGGTCGTCGAGAACGACCTCATCGGCGGCCGCATCGACCTCTCCAATACTACGCATCTCACGTTCGACGAGTGCCACCGCGCGTCGGGCAACTACGCCTACAACTACATCGCCGAGCGCTATCACGCCGACGCCGAGCGCCCACTCGTCACGGGGATGAGCGCCTCGCCGGGTGGCGACGAGGAGGCGATCCAGTCCGTCTGTGAGAATCTGGGCCTCTCGAACGTCACGGTGATGACCGAGACGGACGCCGACGTGGTCGACTACACCCACGACACGAGCGTCGAGTGGGAGCGCGTGACGCTGCCCGACGAGATCCTCGCCATCCGGGATTCGCTCGTCGCAGTCATCGAAGAACGACTGGAGAAACTGAAGGAACTCGGCGTGACGCGCGCGACGAGTGCGGACATCTCCCAGCGTGACCTCAATCGGATACGGGGCGAACTCCAGCAGCTCATCGACAACGACCAGTCGGAGGGCTACGAGGGGATGAGCATCCACGCCGAGGTGATGAAGCTCCGGCGGGCGGTGACGCTCGCCGAAACCCAGAGCGTCGAGTCCCTCAGACGGTATTTCGAGCGCCAGCGCAACGCAGCGCGCTCGTCGGGTGCGTCGAAGGCGAGCCAGCGGTTCGTCTCCGAGGCCAAAGTGAGAGAAGCGATGGAGCAGGCGGAGACGTACGACGACCTCCACCCGAAGTTCCGCCGGGCGCGGATCCTGCTCGCCCAGTGTCTCGGTATCGAGGGTGGCGAGCGGGTCATCGTTTTCACCGAGTCGCGGGATACCGCCGAAACCCTCACCGAGTTCCTGGGCGCACACTTCGAGACCCGGAAGTTCGTCGGCCAGGGCGACAAGGAGGGGTCGGATGGGATGACCCAAAACGAACAGCAGGAGACCCTCGACGCGTTTCGCGCCGGGGAGTTCGAGGTGCTGGTCTCGACGTCGGTCGCCGAGGAGGGGCTCGACGTGCCCGAGGTCGATCTGGTGCTCTTTTACGAGCCAGTTCCGACGGCCATCCGCTCGATCCAGCGCAAGGGTCGAACCGGTCGCCAGACCGAGGGCCGAGTGATGGTGCTGCTCGCCGAGGACACCCGTGACGAGGCGTACTTCTGGAAATCGCGCCACGAGCAGTCGAGAATGACCGACGAACTCCAAAGCCTGAAAGGTGCTGCCCAAACCATCGAGTCGGACCTCGCCCAGCAGGGTCTCGATGCGTTCGAGGATGAGGATACGTCCGGGAGCGGTGCGACGGCCGGCGACGGCGGTCAGTCGGGGCTGTCGTCGTTCGCCATGCCCACCGAAACCGACCCGAAGGTCGACACGACCGACGCCGACGAGACCAACACGGACCCCGTCGACGACTCGGACTCCGATGGCGACGAGGCTGAAGAAGGTATCGTGGCGACCGCGGCCAGCGACGAGGGCGTCGAGATCGTCGTCGACCAGCGCGAACTCGATTCGTCCATCGCCCGCGATCTCTCCACACGGGAGAACTGCGAGACGCGCCTCGAAACGCTCGCCGTGGGCGATTACGTGCTCTCGGATCGAGTCGTCGTCGAGCGCAAATCCGTGAGCGACTTCCTCGATACGCTTACCGGGGGTGACCGCTCGATATTCGAGCAGGTCGGCGACGCGGCACGCCACTACGCTCGTCCTGTGGTTCTCATCGAGGGCGACGATCTCTACGGCGAGCGCAACGTCCATCCGAACGCCATCCGGGGCGCGCTCGCCTCGCTGGCCGTGGATTTCGGCGCGAGCGTCCTCAGAACCACCGACGAGTCCGACACGGCCGACCTCCTGCACGTGATCGCGGGCCGCGAGCAGGAGATGGCCGACCGCGAGGTCAGCGTCCACGGCGAGAAGGGGGCCAAAACGCTCGACGAACAGCAGGAGTACGTCGTGAGCGCGATCGCGGACATCGGGCCGGTGACCGCGCGTGCCCTCTTGGAGGCGTTCGGCAGCGTCGAGGGCGTGATGATAGCCAACGAAGAGGACTTACGGGAGGTATCGGGCGTCGGCGAAGTGACTGCCGAGCGCGTTCGTGAGGTCGTCGGCAGCGACTACGATCCCGATTCGTGA
- a CDS encoding DUF367 family protein, whose protein sequence is MELHVRYEGDDDPDKCTARKLARFDLAALHRSARETPPGVVLNPHAEHALSPADRDANAKPERLVALDCSWETAEDEQFSLDGPHRALPFLVAANPVNYGTPFQLTTVEALAGALCILGERPQAETLLSKFRWGHTFLELNDEPLRRYADCADSSGVVAVQEEYLAAE, encoded by the coding sequence GTGGAGCTGCACGTCCGCTACGAGGGCGACGACGACCCCGACAAATGCACCGCCCGCAAGCTCGCCCGATTCGACCTCGCCGCCCTCCATCGCTCGGCCCGCGAGACGCCGCCTGGCGTGGTGTTGAATCCCCACGCCGAGCACGCGCTCTCGCCGGCCGACCGTGATGCGAATGCCAAGCCCGAACGGCTCGTCGCGCTCGATTGCTCGTGGGAGACCGCCGAAGACGAGCAGTTCTCGCTCGACGGGCCACACAGGGCGCTGCCGTTTCTGGTCGCAGCCAACCCCGTGAACTACGGCACGCCGTTTCAGCTGACGACCGTCGAGGCGCTCGCGGGCGCGCTCTGTATCCTCGGCGAGCGCCCGCAGGCCGAGACACTCCTCTCGAAGTTCCGCTGGGGCCATACGTTTCTCGAACTCAACGACGAACCGCTGCGGCGCTACGCCGACTGTGCCGATTCGAGCGGCGTGGTCGCTGTCCAGGAGGAGTATCTCGCCGCCGAATAG
- a CDS encoding NRAMP family divalent metal transporter — translation MSGTTTSYRERLRDTASGFFQQYGLAFVMVASYFGSGSIFIASSAGVRFGYALLWAVVGAALLGFMAQDMSARLGIFGEPLMEFVRRKVGGRLAMVLAVVLSSGCLLWAFELTAAVGKGLSLLLGGAVGWMPLAFLSGLAAVVVGVLNYEGIEQLMTAMMIGLLVVYLAVTGTTAPPLSAIATGFVPSVPNVGALTLVASILGTTALWPNFFLESNLVAEKGWTGISDVAPMRRDLSIGYAVGGVTTITILVLAAAVLRPAGYTELETFLTPGLALGEVLGEWARTVFLVGAVAAAFNSIIPIMWTPSYLVQHARGKEADSANRSFKAIYAVLVTISGLSPLITMFFGLGIIDMILLFPAYNAIVGLPITAVFLFWAVNDSDVMGEHRNTRTLSALNAALVVLAIVSAATSLPGVFDALVSGGL, via the coding sequence ATGTCAGGGACCACCACTTCGTATCGAGAACGGCTGCGTGACACGGCATCGGGATTCTTCCAACAGTACGGGCTGGCGTTCGTGATGGTCGCCAGCTACTTCGGCTCCGGGTCGATCTTCATCGCCAGTTCGGCGGGCGTCCGCTTCGGCTACGCACTCCTCTGGGCGGTCGTCGGCGCGGCGCTGCTCGGGTTCATGGCCCAGGACATGAGCGCCCGGCTCGGCATCTTCGGCGAGCCGCTGATGGAGTTCGTCAGGCGGAAGGTCGGCGGGCGGCTGGCGATGGTGCTCGCGGTCGTCCTATCGAGTGGCTGTCTGCTGTGGGCGTTCGAGCTGACCGCCGCGGTCGGCAAAGGACTCTCGCTCCTGCTCGGCGGCGCGGTCGGCTGGATGCCGCTGGCCTTCCTGTCGGGGTTGGCGGCCGTCGTCGTCGGCGTCCTGAACTACGAGGGTATCGAGCAGCTAATGACCGCGATGATGATCGGACTGTTGGTGGTGTATCTCGCCGTCACCGGCACGACCGCGCCGCCGCTGTCGGCGATCGCCACCGGGTTCGTCCCGAGCGTGCCGAACGTCGGTGCGCTCACGCTCGTGGCGTCGATCCTCGGCACGACCGCGCTCTGGCCGAACTTCTTCCTCGAATCCAATCTCGTCGCCGAGAAGGGCTGGACCGGGATTTCGGACGTCGCGCCGATGCGCCGCGACCTCTCCATCGGCTACGCCGTCGGCGGCGTGACGACGATCACCATCCTCGTACTCGCGGCGGCCGTGCTCCGACCGGCGGGCTACACCGAACTCGAAACGTTCCTCACGCCGGGACTCGCGCTCGGCGAGGTACTCGGCGAGTGGGCACGCACCGTCTTTCTGGTTGGTGCGGTCGCGGCGGCGTTCAACAGCATCATCCCCATCATGTGGACGCCCTCGTACCTCGTCCAGCACGCCCGCGGGAAGGAGGCTGATTCGGCCAACCGGAGTTTCAAGGCCATCTATGCCGTGCTGGTCACGATCAGCGGCCTCTCGCCGCTCATCACGATGTTCTTTGGCCTCGGCATCATCGACATGATCCTGCTCTTTCCGGCCTACAACGCCATCGTCGGCCTGCCCATCACGGCCGTCTTCCTCTTCTGGGCGGTCAACGATTCCGACGTGATGGGCGAACACCGCAACACGCGGACGCTCTCGGCGCTGAATGCGGCACTGGTGGTACTGGCCATCGTCTCGGCGGCGACGTCACTGCCGGGCGTCTTCGATGCGCTCGTCTCCGGCGGCCTCTAA
- the cydB gene encoding cytochrome d ubiquinol oxidase subunit II — MIEPASLASEPLFGLPLAELWFGLVFFIFAMFLFLDGFDFGVGILFATRDDTAEKEQLLSAIGPFWDGNEVWLVVFGGALFAAFPSVYANLFSRYYLLMFAILAALGLRGLAPEMYEQREDATWKVWWGRAFVVGSLTTPFLLGLFAANWLLGATALVTLPGIVVGLALVALTVVDGVAFLRLKTRGELREDLRTDGYRALAIYLALVVVALGYLYATTPVLRPGLLSPLVVGLVVATLVLAGGYAVATARDRHHPAFAAAAGLVFTLVSIVAGLMYPVIDRAGGLTVEAAIVSPLPLNVMSIGAALLLPLIFTYFGVLYSVFSGPIETGESY, encoded by the coding sequence ATGATTGAGCCCGCGTCGCTTGCGAGCGAACCGCTGTTCGGATTGCCGCTCGCCGAGCTGTGGTTCGGTCTCGTCTTCTTCATCTTCGCCATGTTCCTCTTTCTTGACGGGTTCGATTTCGGCGTCGGTATCCTGTTTGCGACTCGCGACGATACGGCGGAAAAGGAGCAGTTGTTGAGCGCCATCGGCCCGTTCTGGGACGGCAACGAGGTCTGGTTGGTCGTCTTCGGCGGGGCGCTGTTCGCGGCGTTTCCCTCGGTCTACGCGAACCTGTTCAGCCGGTACTACCTGCTGATGTTTGCGATTCTCGCCGCGCTGGGACTGCGGGGACTCGCCCCCGAGATGTACGAACAGCGCGAGGACGCGACGTGGAAAGTCTGGTGGGGGCGGGCGTTCGTCGTCGGGAGCCTCACGACGCCGTTCTTGCTCGGCCTGTTCGCGGCGAACTGGCTGCTCGGCGCGACGGCGCTCGTCACGCTTCCCGGAATCGTCGTCGGGCTTGCGCTCGTCGCGCTCACCGTCGTCGACGGGGTTGCGTTCCTGCGGCTGAAAACGCGCGGCGAGTTGCGCGAGGACCTCCGTACCGACGGCTACCGCGCCCTCGCCATCTATCTCGCCCTCGTCGTGGTGGCGCTCGGCTATCTTTACGCGACGACGCCAGTGCTGCGGCCGGGGCTGCTCTCGCCGCTCGTCGTCGGATTAGTGGTGGCGACGCTCGTCCTCGCCGGTGGCTACGCGGTGGCGACCGCCCGTGACCGCCACCATCCCGCGTTCGCGGCGGCGGCGGGACTCGTCTTCACGCTGGTGAGCATCGTCGCTGGACTAATGTATCCCGTCATAGACAGGGCGGGCGGTCTCACCGTCGAGGCAGCCATCGTCTCGCCGCTCCCGCTCAACGTCATGTCGATCGGCGCTGCGCTCCTGCTGCCGCTGATTTTCACCTACTTTGGGGTGCTCTATTCGGTGTTCAGTGGGCCAATCGAGACCGGTGAGTCATACTGA
- a CDS encoding iron-sulfur cluster assembly scaffold protein translates to MSMGSDMYRQQILDHYKNPRNYGELDDPTFSHVGENPMCGDEITVDVELDDDGETIEYAAFHGDGCAISQASASMLTGELQGMTLDELDELDRDDVIDLLGVDISPMRVKCAVLVEMVAQDGAAIYRGEKTSIEKTRTE, encoded by the coding sequence ATGAGCATGGGTTCGGACATGTACCGCCAGCAGATCCTCGATCACTACAAGAATCCCCGCAACTACGGCGAACTCGACGACCCCACCTTCAGCCACGTCGGCGAGAACCCGATGTGTGGCGACGAGATCACCGTCGACGTCGAACTCGACGACGACGGCGAAACCATCGAGTACGCGGCCTTCCACGGCGACGGCTGTGCCATCAGTCAGGCGAGCGCGAGCATGCTCACGGGCGAACTCCAGGGCATGACCCTCGACGAACTCGACGAACTGGACCGCGACGACGTCATCGACCTCCTGGGGGTGGACATCAGTCCGATGCGAGTGAAGTGCGCCGTGCTCGTCGAGATGGTCGCCCAGGACGGCGCGGCCATCTATCGTGGCGAGAAGACCAGTATCGAGAAGACTCGAACCGAGTAG
- a CDS encoding diacylglycerol/polyprenol kinase family protein, with translation MGELKRRAVHASGTALPAAYLLDLITYEQLRLLLVAGSVVVCCLEAVRLFVGLDWRLYDELTREYEQDNLAGYALYTFSGTAVALVFRPSIAIPAILMLTIADPLSGLLGSGELQSMKELSVLAATFLVCLLIAIPFVALVPAVCGALAATLADGVKPVVRGYVIDDNLTIPIAAALAMALVPAVGL, from the coding sequence ATGGGCGAACTCAAGCGCCGGGCCGTCCACGCCAGCGGCACGGCGCTGCCGGCGGCGTATCTCCTCGACCTGATCACCTACGAGCAGCTGCGCTTGCTGCTCGTCGCCGGGTCGGTCGTCGTTTGCTGTCTCGAAGCCGTGCGCCTGTTCGTGGGTCTCGACTGGCGGCTCTACGACGAACTCACCCGCGAGTACGAACAGGACAACCTCGCGGGCTACGCGCTCTACACCTTCAGCGGCACCGCCGTCGCGCTCGTCTTCCGACCGTCGATCGCCATCCCTGCGATCTTGATGTTGACGATCGCCGACCCGCTCAGCGGTCTCTTGGGATCCGGCGAACTCCAAAGCATGAAGGAGCTGTCGGTGCTCGCGGCCACCTTCCTCGTCTGCCTTCTCATTGCGATTCCGTTCGTCGCCCTCGTTCCTGCGGTCTGCGGCGCGCTCGCCGCGACGCTCGCCGACGGCGTCAAACCTGTCGTCCGAGGCTACGTCATCGACGACAACCTCACGATCCCGATTGCGGCGGCGCTCGCGATGGCCCTCGTCCCCGCCGTCGGCCTCTGA
- a CDS encoding Sjogren's syndrome/scleroderma autoantigen 1 family protein: protein MSDFDKEAEREKLRERFAEDEEKRETTEQMSELLLQGATMTDTHCDSCGNPLFRYDGQTFCPTCQRTATDGATEEQAAIEGDTPASGEPAPASTEGQQTAAEQPTQPNENTQPPRNTVEGQSAEPTRDRRASPTRTGDTKNARKPQSETARPTSGADDLAATEASLARTLRELSSAAEELDDLGRTREHLAAAHEAAEALDAVRTARK from the coding sequence ATGAGCGACTTCGACAAGGAAGCCGAACGCGAGAAACTCCGCGAGCGCTTCGCCGAGGACGAGGAAAAGCGCGAGACCACCGAGCAGATGAGCGAACTCCTCTTGCAGGGCGCGACGATGACCGACACCCACTGCGATAGCTGTGGCAACCCGCTCTTTCGCTACGACGGTCAGACGTTCTGCCCGACCTGCCAGCGGACCGCAACCGACGGCGCGACCGAAGAGCAAGCGGCCATCGAGGGTGACACACCGGCGAGTGGCGAACCAGCGCCTGCGAGCACCGAGGGCCAGCAAACCGCCGCCGAGCAACCCACACAACCGAACGAGAACACACAGCCCCCACGGAATACGGTCGAAGGTCAGAGCGCGGAGCCGACACGGGACCGGCGTGCATCTCCGACCCGGACTGGCGACACGAAAAACGCACGCAAGCCGCAATCGGAGACGGCCCGCCCCACGAGCGGAGCGGACGACCTCGCAGCGACCGAAGCGTCGCTTGCGCGCACGCTCCGCGAACTGTCGAGTGCGGCCGAGGAACTCGACGACCTCGGGCGGACGCGCGAACACCTCGCCGCCGCCCACGAGGCCGCCGAGGCGCTCGACGCCGTGCGGACCGCGCGAAAGTAG
- a CDS encoding 50S ribosomal protein L40e, which yields MARFEKAEARILEKTICMRCNARNPSRADSCRKCGYKNLRRKARERRSA from the coding sequence ATGGCCAGATTCGAGAAAGCGGAAGCGCGCATCCTCGAGAAGACGATCTGTATGCGCTGTAACGCCCGCAACCCCTCCAGAGCGGACAGCTGTCGGAAATGTGGCTACAAGAACCTCCGCCGGAAAGCCCGCGAGCGCCGCAGCGCCTGA
- a CDS encoding sulfite exporter TauE/SafE family protein, with translation MVVSNATVVAALVVVAFGSGIGISAIGPGGIFLTIALYALTPLPSATIAGTAQLLFIATGLIAALAYVRSGELTRASARPTGLLSLGSVGGALFGAWLNGFVSRDLFGLLLGVLAGFTGLLILYRERRALDAIVTLDPTTRSGAVGYAILGFALGAFSGLLGVGGPVIAVPALVVIGTPMLLAVGIAQVQSVFIAAFAALGYLSQGAVSLSLAAVVGVPLFAGVVVGWLLAHRVDPERLKALLALVLLVVAPYLAL, from the coding sequence ATGGTCGTCTCGAACGCCACAGTCGTGGCCGCGCTCGTCGTCGTCGCCTTCGGCTCCGGTATCGGTATCTCCGCCATCGGCCCCGGCGGTATCTTCCTGACGATCGCGCTGTACGCGCTGACGCCGCTCCCCTCGGCGACCATCGCCGGAACGGCTCAGCTACTGTTCATCGCGACCGGACTCATCGCCGCGCTGGCCTACGTCCGCTCGGGCGAACTCACGCGTGCGAGCGCGCGGCCGACCGGGCTGCTTTCGCTGGGGAGCGTCGGCGGGGCGCTGTTCGGCGCGTGGCTCAACGGGTTCGTCTCGCGGGACCTGTTCGGCCTGCTGCTCGGCGTGCTCGCCGGGTTCACCGGACTGCTCATCCTCTACCGCGAGCGGCGAGCGCTCGACGCGATAGTGACGCTCGACCCCACGACGCGCTCGGGAGCAGTCGGCTACGCAATCCTTGGATTCGCCCTCGGTGCGTTCAGCGGCCTGCTCGGCGTCGGCGGGCCGGTCATCGCGGTGCCGGCGCTGGTCGTCATCGGCACGCCGATGTTGCTCGCGGTCGGTATCGCACAGGTCCAGTCCGTCTTCATCGCCGCGTTCGCGGCGCTCGGCTACCTCTCGCAGGGTGCAGTCTCGCTCTCGCTCGCCGCCGTCGTCGGCGTCCCGCTGTTCGCCGGCGTCGTCGTCGGCTGGTTGCTCGCCCACCGCGTCGACCCCGAACGGCTCAAAGCGCTGCTCGCCCTCGTCCTCCTCGTCGTGGCCCCCTACCTCGCCCTGTAG
- the mdh gene encoding malate dehydrogenase, with protein sequence MTKVSVVGAAGTVGAAAGYNIALRGVADEIVFVDIPDQEDTTVGQAADANHGVAYDTNTTVRQGTYEDTAGSDVVVITAGIPRQPGQSRLDLGEDNAPIMEDIGDSLAEHNDEFVSITTSNPMDLLNRHLYEIGDRPREHVIGFGGRLDSARFRYVLAERFDTEVTNVEATILGEHGDAQVPAFSKVRIDGEDPDFSDDERTDILENLQESAMNVIERKGATQWGPATGVGHMVEAVVRDTGTVLPASIPLDGEYGHEGVSIGVPVKLTSDGAEVVDWTLSEYEREQLGQAADKLEEQYDAIR encoded by the coding sequence ATGACAAAAGTGAGCGTGGTCGGTGCGGCGGGCACGGTGGGGGCGGCCGCAGGCTACAACATCGCGCTGCGTGGCGTGGCCGACGAGATCGTCTTCGTCGACATCCCCGACCAAGAGGACACGACCGTGGGACAGGCCGCCGACGCCAATCACGGCGTGGCCTACGACACGAATACAACTGTGCGACAGGGCACCTACGAGGACACGGCAGGCTCGGACGTGGTGGTCATCACCGCCGGCATCCCGCGCCAACCCGGCCAGAGCCGGCTCGATCTCGGCGAGGACAACGCACCCATCATGGAGGACATCGGCGACTCGCTCGCCGAGCACAACGACGAGTTCGTCTCCATCACGACCTCGAACCCGATGGATCTGCTGAATCGCCACCTCTACGAGATCGGCGACCGCCCGCGCGAGCACGTCATCGGCTTCGGCGGCCGACTCGATTCGGCGCGATTCCGCTACGTGCTCGCCGAACGCTTCGACACGGAGGTCACGAACGTGGAGGCCACGATTTTGGGCGAGCACGGCGACGCCCAGGTGCCCGCGTTCTCGAAGGTCCGCATCGACGGCGAGGACCCCGACTTCTCGGACGACGAGCGCACGGACATCCTCGAAAACCTGCAAGAGAGCGCGATGAACGTCATCGAGCGCAAGGGCGCGACCCAGTGGGGCCCGGCGACCGGCGTCGGTCACATGGTCGAGGCCGTCGTCCGAGACACCGGCACGGTGCTCCCGGCCTCGATCCCGCTCGACGGCGAATACGGCCACGAGGGCGTGAGCATCGGTGTGCCCGTCAAACTCACGAGCGACGGTGCGGAAGTCGTCGACTGGACGCTCTCGGAGTACGAGCGCGAACAGCTCGGGCAGGCCGCCGACAAGCTCGAAGAGCAGTACGACGCGATCCGGTAG
- a CDS encoding DUF7344 domain-containing protein, whose translation MESIHEHEIHDVLRNERRVHTLNYLDDFEGAVSLRELSEEIAHRETGESPPPRNIRESVYNSLHQTHLPKLDRLGVLAYDRDRKRIRLLEPAEQFDLYMEVTAEQEVTWATYYRTVGIVALLVLALAEAGLPAFAAVSTAVWAVGFLAVFALSMLYQRFGR comes from the coding sequence ATGGAATCCATACACGAACACGAGATTCACGACGTACTGCGCAACGAGCGGCGTGTTCACACGTTGAACTACCTCGACGACTTCGAGGGAGCGGTATCGTTACGGGAACTGTCCGAGGAGATCGCCCACCGAGAGACCGGCGAATCACCGCCGCCGCGGAACATCCGCGAAAGCGTCTACAACTCCCTCCATCAGACACATCTCCCGAAACTCGATAGATTGGGCGTGCTCGCCTACGACCGCGACCGCAAGCGGATCCGATTGCTCGAACCGGCCGAACAGTTCGACCTCTACATGGAGGTCACCGCCGAACAGGAGGTCACGTGGGCGACGTACTATCGGACGGTCGGCATCGTCGCCCTGCTCGTGCTGGCGCTCGCCGAGGCCGGACTGCCGGCGTTCGCGGCGGTCTCGACTGCGGTCTGGGCGGTCGGGTTCCTGGCCGTGTTCGCCCTCTCGATGCTCTATCAGCGCTTCGGGCGGTAG